Proteins encoded in a region of the Dreissena polymorpha isolate Duluth1 chromosome 6, UMN_Dpol_1.0, whole genome shotgun sequence genome:
- the LOC127835935 gene encoding neuronal acetylcholine receptor subunit alpha-6-like has protein sequence MTCLYTDNIASKQTRIPNITMLSVSGIALFLCVTCISCVSGAMMDDTKTLLRDLLSEYNKNVRPVRKQDDTVNVTVQMYVKSIQEFDEVSEKFSVVAGFSIIWKDISMMRDPAGYGGAYQILTSYDDVWVPELILTSPSDDVESLGATWNRIRYYPDGTAVWIPVKLVKSTCAVDVKIFPFDTQTCTLSFSAMGYEFNEVFIMPETDQANMALFTEHPMWDVVDNTASSERFGSSWQVSFGFKLKRKPEYVIVNVLLPILFLSILNLVVFLLVPESGERIAYCITVLLSIAVFMTIVSAMLPRTSKPVPIISFKLMIDIAISSAITVVAILNLRIYNKDPESPVLKWLIGIYRILTCTLCRKRKIEPLEMRKLLRKTSKAIRIQTVKAISTAENDNNFEKQPSDLTVEERITWKNISYMIDGVALCLFSLAAIGSFAVFMIIVTGRSK, from the coding sequence ATGACGTGTTTGTACACTGACAATATAGCATCAAAACAAACACGCATACCCAATATAACTATGTTAAGTGTTTCAGGTATCGCCTTGTTTCTCTGTGTAACATGCATTAGCTGTGTTTCTGGAGCGATGATGGATGACACAAAGACTTTGTTACGAGACCTGCTTAGCGAGTACAACAAAAATGTGCGACCTGTACGCAAACAGGATGACACTGTAAACGTCACCGTTCAAATGTACGTCAAGTCGATTCAGGAGTTCGATGAAGTCAGCGAAAAGTTCTCGGTTGTGGCTGGTTTTTCGATAATCTGGAAGGACATAAGTATGATGAGGGACCCTGCGGGTTATGGTGGTGCTTATCAAATCCTGACATCCTATGATGACGTGTGGGTTCCAGAACTTATTCTTACGTCGCCGTCAGATGACGTCGAGAGCCTAGGGGCGACTTGGAATCGCATCCGGTATTATCCGGATGGAACCGCTGTTTGGATTCCGGTCAAGTTGGTTAAGTCCACGTGCGCAGTAGACGTCAAAATTTTCCCGTTTGATACACAGACGTGCACGTTATCATTTAGCGCAATGGGGTATGAGTTTAATGAAGTTTTCATCATGCCAGAGACGGACCAAGCTAATATGGCGTTATTTACAGAACACCCAATGTGGGACGTTGTTGACAACACAGCCTCCTCCGAACGATTCGGGTCAAGTTGGCAAGTGAGTTTTGGTTTCAAACTCAAGAGAAAGCCGGAATATGTTATCGTGAATGTGTTACTACCAATTCTTTTCCTTAGCATCCTGAATCTGGTAGTGTTTCTTTTAGTGCCGGAGTCAGGTGAGCGGATTGCGTACTGTATTACCGTTCTCCTTTCCATCGCGGTCTTCATGACAATAGTCAGCGCTATGCTACCAAGAACCTCGAAACCTGTTCCGATCATCTCCTTCAAACTTATGATAGATATTGCTATAAGTTCTGCTATTACCGTTGTGGCCATTCTTAACCTTCGTATCTACAACAAGGACCCGGAAAGTCCCGTTCTGAAATGGCTGATTGGAATATACCGGATATTGACCTGCACCCTTTGTCGCAAGCGAAAAATAGAACCTTTGGAGATGAGAAAGTTACTTAGGAAAACTTCAAAAGCGATCAGGATACAAACTGTAAAGGCTATCTCTACGGCTGAAAATGACAATAATTTTGAGAAACAACCATCCGATTTAACTGTTGAAGAGCGAATCACGTGGAAGAACATAAGCTACATGATCGACGGAGTTGCTTTGTGCCTTTTCAGTCTTGCAGCAATTGGCAGTTTCGCtgtttttatgattattgttaCAGGACGCAGCAAGTAA